One window from the genome of Pseudoliparis swirei isolate HS2019 ecotype Mariana Trench chromosome 24, NWPU_hadal_v1, whole genome shotgun sequence encodes:
- the tmem184c gene encoding transmembrane protein 184C, protein MPCSCGNWKRWIRPLVVVLYVSLLLVVLPLCIWELQKTGVGIHNKAWFIAGIFVFMTVPISLWGILQHLVHYTQPELQKPIIRILWMVPIYSLDSWLALKYPSIAIYVDTCRECYEAYVIYNFMTFLLNYLENQYPSLVSMLESQEQQRHLPPLCCCPPWPMGEVLLLRCKLGVLQYTVVRPVTTVIALICQLCGVYDEGNFSSTNAWTYLVIFNNMSQLFAMYCLVLFYRALREELGPIKPVGKFLCVKMVVFVSFWQAVFIALLVKVGVISERRTWDWNSVEAVATGLQDFIICVEMFLAAIAHHFSFTYKPYIQEAEEGSCFDSFMAMWDVSDVRADISEQVRNVGRTVMGRPRKSYFGEAQDDGERSGLLSQDVITEAASNPVSPNGQYQGLGRTSTPHSVSAPAGLSSAPWDEGHEGGPEEPLEEERSNQTKEPAEADLVVVT, encoded by the exons ATGCCTTGCTCCTGCGGCAACTGGAAGAGATGGATCCGGCCGCTGGTCGTCGTGCTGTATGTTTCGTTGCTGTTAGTCGTCTTGCCCCTGTGCATCTGGGAACTGCAGAAGACCGGG GTCGGCATTCATAACAAAGCATGGTTCATCGCTGGGATATTTGTCTTCATGACTGTGCCCATATCATTATGGGGCATCCTGCAGCATCTGGTTCACTACACTCAGCCAGAGCTTCAGAAACCCATCATCAG gatcttATGGATGGTTCCAATCTACAGCTTGGACAGT TGGCTTGCACTAAAATACCCGTCGATAGCGATTTATGTGGACACGTGCAGAGAGTGCTACGAGGCCTATGTCATCTACAACTTCATGACCTTCTTGCTCAACTACCTGGAAAACCAGTACCCCAGCCTGGTGTCGATGCTGGAGTcccaggagcagcagagacaccTGCCCCCCCTTTGCTGCTGCCCGCCCTGGCCAATGGGAGA GGTTTTGCTGCTGCGATGCAAACTGGGAGTGTTGCAGTACACCGTCGTCAGACCCGTGACCACGGTGATCGCTTT GATCTGTCAGCTGTGTGGCGTGTACGATGAAGGCAATTTCAGTTCGACAAACGCATGGACGTACCTGGTCATCTtcaacaacatgtcacaactG TTTGCCATGTACTGCCTGGTGCTGTTCTACAGAGCTCTGAGAGAAGAACTGGGTCCAATCAAGCCGGTGGGCAAATTCCTGTGTGTCAAAATGGTGGTGTTCGTCTCCTTCTG GCAAGCTGTGTTCATTGCTCTGCTGGTGAAGGTGGGCGTCATCTCAGAGAGGCGCACATGGGACTGGAACAGTGTGGAGGCCGTGGCCACCGGCTTACAG GATTTCATCATCTGCGTGGAGATGTTCCTGGCGGCCATCGCCCATCACTTCAGCTTCACCTACAAGCCTTACAtccaggaggcggaggagggttCCTGCTTCGACTCTTTCATGGCCATGTGGGACGTCTCTGACGTCCGAGCCGACATCTCCGAACAAGTCCGCAATGTCg GGAGAACAGTTATGGGTCGGCCGAGGAAGTCGTACTTCGGCGAGGCTCAGGACGACGGTGAGCGATCCGGCCTCCTCTCCCAAGATGTCATCACAGAGGCGGCGTCCAACCCCGTGTCACCCAACGGTCAATACCAGGGCCTGGGCAGAACCTCCACGCCGCACTCCGTGTCGGCGCCGGCCGGACTCAGCTCGGCGCCGTGGGACGAAGGACACGAGGGCGGACCTGAAGAACCCCTGGAAGAGGAACGGAGCAACCAAACCAAAGAGCCAGCAGAAGCGGATCTCGTCGTGGTAACCTAG